One genomic segment of Hordeum vulgare subsp. vulgare chromosome 2H, MorexV3_pseudomolecules_assembly, whole genome shotgun sequence includes these proteins:
- the LOC123427860 gene encoding FCS-Like Zinc finger 2-like, whose protein sequence is MAASVACAFFFDAEPVGEPGKHALDACALCAKRLARDSDVFMYRGDTPFCSEECRHEQMRLDAACARQAARRLQRFTAEAECHRGQRQSRKVSIAS, encoded by the coding sequence ATGGCGGCATCTGTGGCCTGCGCCTTCTTCTTCGACGCCGAGCCGGTGGGCGAGCCCGGCAAGCACGCGCTGGACGCGTGCGCGCTCTGCGCCAAGCGGCTGGCGCGCGACAGCGACGTCTTCATGTACAGAGGGGACACGCCCTTCTGCAGCGAGGAGTGCCGCCACGAGCAGATGCGGCTCGACGCCGCCTGCGCCAGGCAGGCCGCCCGGCGGCTGCAGCGGTTCACGGCGGAGGCGGAGTGCCACCGTGGGCAGCGGCAGTCCAGGAAGGTGTCCATCGCGAGCTAG
- the LOC123427859 gene encoding FCS-Like Zinc finger 2-like yields the protein MAASVACAFFFDAEPAGEPGKHALDACALCAKRLARDSDVFMYRGDTPFCSEECRREQMHLDAVSDRQAARRLQRFTAEAECHRGQRQSRKVSIAS from the coding sequence ATGGCGGCATCGGTGGCCTGCGCCTTCTTCTTCGACGCCGAGCCGGCTGGCGAGCCCGGCAAGCACGCGCTGGACGCGTGCGCGCTCTGCGCCAAGCGGCTGGCGCGCGACAGCGACGTCTTCATGTACAGAGGGGACACGCCCTTCTGCAGCGAGGAGTGCCGGCGCGAGCAGATGCACCTCGACGCCGTCTCCGACAGGCAGGCCGCGCGGAGGCTGCAGCGGTTCACGGCGGAGGCGGAGTGCCACCGTGGGCAGCGGCAGTCCAGGAAGGTGTCCATCGCGAGCTAG
- the LOC123427858 gene encoding FCS-Like Zinc finger 1-like: MAASVACSFFFDAELLGEPGMPAMDACALCAKPLARDSDVFMYRGDTPFCSEECRQEQMHLDAVCARQAARRQQRFSAETESHRGQRRSRKVPVAS; the protein is encoded by the coding sequence atgGCGGCATCAGtggcctgctccttcttcttcgatGCCGAGCTGCTTGGCGAGCCCGGCATGCCGGCGATGGACGCGTGCGCGCTCTGCGCCAAGCCGCTGGCGCGCGACAGCGACGTCTTCATGTACAGAGGGGACACGCCCTTCTGCAGCGAGGAGTGCCGCCAGGAGCAGATGCACCTCGACGCCGTCTGCGCCAGGCAGGCCGCGCGGAGGCAGCAGCGGTTCTCGGCGGAGACGGAGTCCCACCGTGGGCAGCGGCGGTCCAGGAAGGTGCCCGTCGCGAGCTAA
- the LOC123427857 gene encoding FCS-Like Zinc finger 2-like yields the protein MAPSVACSFFFDAELLGEPGMPAMDACALCNKRLARDSDVFMYRGDTPYCSEECRHEQMHLDAVCAKQDARRQQRFSAETECHRGQRRSRKVPVAS from the coding sequence ATGGCGCCATCAGtggcctgctccttcttcttcgacGCCGAGCTGCTCGGCGAGCCCGGCATGCCGGCGATGGACGCGTGTGCGCTCTGCAACAAGCGGCTGGCGCGCGACAGCGACGTCTTCATGTACAGAGGGGACACGCCCTACTGCAGCGAGGAGTGCCGCCACGAGCAGATGCACCTCGACGCCGTCTGCGCCAAGCAGGACGCACGGAGGCAGCAGCGGTTCTCGGCGGAGACGGAATGCCACCGTGGGCAGCGGCGGTCCAGGAAGGTGCCAGTCGCGAGCTAA